A stretch of Caenorhabditis elegans chromosome IV DNA encodes these proteins:
- the nlp-47 gene encoding Neuropeptide-Like Protein (Product from WormBase gene class nlp;~Confirmed by transcript evidence) → MQLYVVLCFLVLLGLSAGQMTFTDQWTKKRATLHKQLPVVTPEEPICPSDRVQAVFEQLDQLQKAQQRLTEYLASCAYPVEVPQKAEKM, encoded by the exons ATGCAACTGTACGTCGTGCTCTGCTTCCTGGTTCTTCTCGGCCTTTCAGCCGGGCAAATGACCTTCACGGATCAATGGACCAAGAAGAGAGCAACACTTCACAAACAACT ACCAGTGGTAACCCCAGAAGAGCCAATCTGTCCATCAGACCGTGTCCAAGCAGTTTTCGAGCAACTTGATCAACTCCAAAAAGCCCAACAACGTCTTACCGAGTACCTTGCATCGTGTGCCTATCCAGTCGAAGTTCCACAAAAAGCCGAGAAAATGTAA
- the msp-51 gene encoding Major sperm protein 19/31/40/45/50/51/53/59/61/65/81/113/142 (Confirmed by transcript evidence), with protein MAQSVPPGDIQTQPGTKIVFNAPYDDKHTYHIKVINSSARRIGYGIKTTNMKRLGVDPPCGVLDPKEAVLLAVSCDAFAFGQEDTNNDRITVEWTNTPDGAAKQFRREWFQGDGMVRRKNLPIEYNP; from the coding sequence ATGGCCCAATCTGTCCCACCAGGAGACATCCAAACCCAGCCGGGTACCAAGATTGTGTTCAATGCCCCATACGACGACAAACACACCTACCACATCAAGGTGATCAACTCATCGGCTCGCCGTATTGGATACGGTATCAAGACCACCAATATGAAGAGACTTGGAGTTGATCCACCATGTGGAGTTCTCGACCCAAAGGAAGCAGTTCTTCTTGCCGTTTCCTGTGATGCTTTCGCCTTTGGACAGGAGGATACAAACAACGACCGTATCACTGTTGAGTGGACCAACACCCCGGATGGAGCTGCCAAGCAATTCCGCCGTGAATGGTTCCAAGGAGACGGTATGGTTCGTCGTAAGAACCTCCCAATCGAGTACAACCCATAG
- the ZK354.6 gene encoding non-specific serine/threonine protein kinase (Confirmed by transcript evidence) → MSCDRKDEEKKETEEKKDDESKKKDEKKEEKSKRKEDEKKEKQNIAGAVYNQMRNTILMEEGSVISGRFEVKGIIGGGGFAQIYKAWDKVRKEDCAIKVEHESQDIRRMKLEITVLLALRGSMGIPEILAQGKWQHEDNKSHYIVMQLVGRNLSDVRRALPHKRITERTLYRAMIQVLKALSLVHGAGFLHRDLKPSNCCIGAIDCTRIYLIDYGLTRQYLDKGGIVRKPRAGVGLRGTVRYMSLDAHARQDLGPKNDLVAFLYTTIECGDGYLPWSHEKTHENIIKLKQAHIGDKLCTKQPVMTKAAEYIESLNYHSIPDYEKLLALMEECNPPDLKESEPYDWQYRHLPNGTPGGTKENVTERMAI, encoded by the exons atgtCGTGTGATAGAAAGGACgaggaaaaaaaggaaacagaagaaaaaaaggatgATGAAAGTAAGAAAAAAGACGAGAAGAAGGAAGAGAAGAGCAAAAGGAAGGAGGATGAAAAGAAGGAGAAACAGAATATTGCCGGAGCTGTCTACAATCAAATGCGGAATACCATTTTGATGGAAGAAGGATCGGTGATTTCGGGACGTTTCGAAGTTAAGGGGATTATTGGCGGCGGAGGTTTTGCTCAGATCTACAA AGCTTGGGATAAAGTTCGTAAAGAAGATTGTGCCATCAAAGTGGAACACGAATCCCAAGACATTCGAAGAATGAAACTGgagattactgtacttttgGCATTACGTGGCTCCATGGGGATACCAGAAATTCTTGCTCAAGGCAAATGGCAGCATGAAGATAACAAATCGCATTATATTGTCATGCAATTAGTTGGAAGAAATCTGTCAGACGTTCGAAGAGCTCTTCCACACAAACGAATCACTGAGCGGACTCTCTACCGGGCAATGATACAAGTTCTAAAGGCTCTTTCGTTGGTTCATGGTGCTGGATTCTTGCATCGAGATTTGAAACCATCCAATTGTTGTATCGGTGCAATTGATTGTACTCGTATTTACTTGATTGATTATG gTCTAACTCGTCAATACCTTGATAAGGGTGGAATCGTCCGTAAACCCCGAGCTGGAGTTGGTCTTCGTGGTACCGTCCGTTATATGAGTTTGGATGCTCATGCACGTCAAGACCTCGGCCCCAAAAACGACTTGGTTGCTTTCCTCTACACAACG attgaatGTGGAGATGGATATCTTCCATGGTCGCACGAGAAAACCCATGAAAACATAATCAAGTTGAAACAAGCACACATTGGAGACAAGCTGTGTACGAAGCAACCGGTTATGACAAAAGCCGCAGAGTACATTGAGTCTCTAAATTATCACAGTATTCCGGATTATGAGAAGTTGCTCGCATTGATGGAAGAATGCAATCCACCGGATCTTAAGGAAAGCGAGCCTTACGACTGGCAGTACCG TCATCTTCCTAATGGAACACCAGGTGgaacaaaagaaaatgtgACCGAGCGGAtggcaatttga
- the msp-113 gene encoding Major sperm protein 19/31/40/45/50/51/53/59/61/65/81/113/142 (Confirmed by transcript evidence) encodes MAQSVPPGDIQTQPGTKIVFNAPYDDKHTYHIKVINSSARRIGYGIKTTNMKRLGVDPPCGVLDPKEAVLLAVSCDAFAFGQEDTNNDRITVEWTNTPDGAAKQFRREWFQGDGMVRRKNLPIEYNP; translated from the coding sequence ATGGCCCAATCCGTTCCACCAGGAGACATCCAAACCCAGCCGGGTACCAAGATCGTCTTCAATGCCCCATACGATGACAAACACACCTACCACATCAAGGTGATCAACTCATCGGCTCGCCGTATTGGATACGGTATCAAGACCACCAATATGAAGAGACTTGGAGTTGATCCACCATGTGGAGTTCTCGACCCAAAGGAAGCAGTTCTTCTTGCCGTTTCCTGCGATGCTTTCGCCTTTGGACAGGAGGATACAAACAACGACCGTATCACTGTTGAGTGGACCAACACCCCGGATGGAGCTGCCAAGCAATTCCGCCGTGAATGGTTCCAAGGAGACGGTATGGTTCGTCGCAAGAACCTCCCAATCGAGTACAACCCATAG
- the ZK354.7 gene encoding Major sperm protein (Confirmed by transcript evidence), producing the protein MAEKKKDEKETKETENFILKLSAETVLFSNAKLGDEVTTTVLKMTNPTTDKCAFKVKCTSNDLFKIKTPVGYIKPDETIDIPLCHNPGKAIPENNKQYFAFYYIKTKEDGPARDAWKNHKPDGMKRIYISFKKGDEKGDEKKDEKKEEKKEEKKEEKKEDKKDDKKEAKKEEKKEEKKEEKKEEKKEEKKEEKKEEKNDENKEEKKEEKKDEKKEEKKVEEAKK; encoded by the exons ATGgcagagaagaaaaaagatgaaaaggaAACCaaggaaactgaaaattttattctcaaGCTGAGCGCTGAAACA gtgttattttcaaatgcaaaACTTGGTGATGAGGTCACAACAACGGTGTTGAAAATGACAAATCCTACGACGGACAAGTGTGCTTTTAAAGTCAAATGCACTTCGAATGATTtgttcaaaatcaaaacacCAGTCGGCTATATCAAACCAGATGAAACCATTGATATACCGTTGTGCCACAATCCAGGAAAAGCGATTCCAGAAAACAATAAGCAGTACTTTGCATTCTACTACATTAAAACAAAGGAAGACGGACCTGCTCGTGACGCATGGAAGAATCATAAGCCAGATGGAATGAAACGCATTTacatttcatttaaaaaaggtGACGAGAAAGGAGATGAAAAAAAGgatgagaagaaagaagaaaagaaagaggagaagaaagaggaaaagaaagaagacAAAAAGGATGACAAAAAGGAAGCaaagaaagaagagaagaaagaagagaagaaagagGAGAAGAAAGAGGAGAAAAAAGAGGAGAAGAAAGAGGAGAAGAAAGAGGAGAAAAACGATGAGAATaaggaagaaaagaaggaagaaaagaaggatgaaaagaaagaggaaaagaaggTTGAAGAGgcaaagaaataa